The following are encoded together in the Anabrus simplex isolate iqAnaSimp1 chromosome 5, ASM4041472v1, whole genome shotgun sequence genome:
- the LOC137501043 gene encoding craniofacial development protein 2-like has product MALLNSKYSGVSSSPVGSPGGTTLREASRNVRCCKEQYCLGTWNVRSMYQGKLDIVKREMKRLGSDILGISEVRWIGIGEFATDEYMVYYSGHENQKKNGVALIVSNRVRKTIMGCNFKTDRMMSVRFQGQPFNITVIQIYAPTTEAEEEDIDQFYEDLRELLQLTPKKDVVFIIGDWNAKVGNQTVDGVTGKFGLGTTNEAGQRLLEFCQDNSLVITNTLFQLPKRRLYTWTSPDGKCRNQIDYILCSQRWRSAVQSSKTRPGADCGSDHELLISKFRLK; this is encoded by the coding sequence atggctttgctcaattcaaaatattccggagtttcaagttccccagtcggatctccggggggaactacgttgagagaagcctcaagaaatgtgcgatgctgcaaggaacagtactgtttaggaacttggaatgtaagatccatgtatcaaggaaagctggatatagtcaaacgagaaatgaagagactgggcagcgatatactgggaataagcgaagtgagatggattggtattggtgaatttgctacagatgagtacatggtatactattctggacatgaaaaccaaaagaaaaatggagttgccctcatagttagcaacagggtgcgtaaaactataatggggtgcaattttaaaactgatagaatgatgtctgtacgttttcaaggccaaccttttaacatcacagtcatacaaatttacgcaccaaccactgaagctgaagaggaagatattgaccagttttatgaagacttacgagaattgctacagttaacaccaaagaaggatgtcgtcttcattattggcgactggaatgccaaagtaggaaatcaaactgtagatggagtaacgggaaaatttggccttggcacaacaaatgaagctggacagagactcctagaattctgtcaagacaactcactggtcattaccaacacactgtttcaattgcccaaacgacgcctatacacctggacctcgccagatggtaaatgtcggaatcagatcgactacatactctgtagtcaaaggtggaggagtgctgtacagtcatccaaaacaaggcctggggctgattgtggatcagatcacgagctcttaatttccaaattccggctcaaa